The genomic DNA TAAGCTGACGCGCGACGACCAGTGCCAGGCACTCCCGGCTGGCTTCGTCGATAACGGTGAGGATCCGGAACTTGCGCCCGTCATGGGTGCGTTCCTCGACAAAGTCATAAGCCCAGACGTGCCCCGGATACTCCGGCCGCAGCCGGATGCACGAGCCGTCGTTGAGCCAGAGCCGGCCCCGCTTCGGCTGCCGCTGGGGCACCTTCAACCCTTCGCGCCGCCAGATCCGCTCGACGCGTTTATGGTTCACCGACCAGCCGGCGGTGTGCAGCAGCGCCGTCATACGGCGGTACCCATAACGTCCATATTGTTTGGCCAAAGCGACGATATCCTCGGTGAGCGCCTCTTCGTCATCTGCCCCGCACGGGACCTTGCGCTGCGTCGACCGGTGCTGGCCGAGCACACGGCATACCCGCCGCTCGGATACGTCCAGCACGTCTCGGACCTGATCGATGCAGCGCCGGCGTCGTGCGGGGCTCAGAAGTTTCCCTTTGCCGCCTCCTGAAGGATGAGCTTGTTGAGAACGGCGGAGCAATATTCGGCCACGCTAGCGGCGGGATAGTCCTGCTGCGGGCGGCGTAAAAGTCGTCCACCTTGAAGCCTTTCTGCCAAGTCAGGGAGGTGTGGGGATCTACAGCGTGGAACTTTATCTTCAGGTCCGTTTGGCTTGCGCGGATGGCATGAGCCAGCGGGCGGCGGCGAAGCGTTTCAATGTGTCGCGCGATACGGTGCGCAAGATGCTGTCGTTTTCATCGCCGCCGGGTTACCGGCGTCAGTCTGCACCGCAGCGCCCGAAGCTGGACGGGTTTGTGGGGATCATCGATGGATGGCTTGAGGGGGATCGCGGTGTCCCGCGCAAGCAGCGCCATACGGCGAAGCGGGTATTCGACCGTTTGCGCACCGAGCATGGTTTCACCGGCGGCTATACGATCATCAAGGATTACATCCGGGAGCGCGAGCAGCGCAGCCGGGAGATGTTCGTGCCGCTGGCGCACCCGGCGGGAGATGCACAGGCCGATTTCGGGGAAGCTCTGGTGGAGATCGGCGGGGTGGAGCAAAAAGCCTACTTCTTCGCGCTCGATCTGCCGCACAGTGATGCCTGCTATGTGCGAGCCTATCCGGCGGCGGTGGCGGAGGCCTGGGTGGACGGACATGTCCATGCCTTCGCGTTCTTCGGCGCGGTGCCGCGCTCGATCGTCTATGACAACGATCGCTGCCTTGTGGCGAAAATCCTGCCAGACGGCACGCGCAAGCGTGCCACGCTGTTCAGCGCTTTCCTGTCGCATTACGTGATCCGCGACCGCTATGCCCGCCCGGGCAAGGGGAACGAGAAAGGCAATGTGGAAGGGCTGGTAGGTTACTGCCGCCGCAATTTCATGGTGCCGATCCCGAAGTTCCCGACCTGGGAGGCCTTCAACCTGTGGCTGGAGGAGCAATGCCGCAAGCGCCAGCAGGACAAGGTGCGCGGGGAGAGCGAGACGATCGGTGAGCGCTTGCAGCGCGATCTGGCGGCCATGCAGCCTCTGCCCGCTACACCCTTCGAGGCCTGCGATCAGACGAGCGGGCGGGTCTCCTCGCAATCTCTGGTGCGCTACAAGACCAACGATTATTCGGTTCCGGTAGTCTGGGGCCATCAGGAGGTCTGGATCAGGGCCTATGTCGATGAAGTGGTGATCGGATGCCGCAGCGAAGTTATCGCCCGTCATCCTCGTTGCTATGCCCGCGAGGAGGTTATCTTCGCCCCGCTCCACTATCTCCCGCTGGTCGAGCAGAAGATCAACGCATTCGACCAGGCCGCCCCTTTGCAGGGCTGGGATTTGCCCGAAGCGTTCGGGACGCTGCAGCGGTTGATGGAAGGGCGCATGCACAAACATGGCAGGCGCGAATATGTGCAGGTGCTGCGCCTGCTGGAAACGTTCACCCTCGCCGATCTCCAGGCGGCGGTGGAACAGGCCATCGCCCTTGGCGCCATCGGCTTCGATGCCGTCAAGCACCTCGTCCTGTGCCGGGTCGAACGCGTACCGCCCAGACTGGACCTGGACATCTATCCCTTCCTGCCTCGCACCACGGTCGAGAAGACCGTTGCCAGAGCCTATCTGAGCCTGCTCTGCGACAGGCAGGAGGCCGCATGAGCGATCAGGCACCGGAGATTCTTCTCGCTCACCATCTCAAGGCCCTCAAGCTGCCTACGTGCCTGCGAGAGCATCACAAGCTCGCCCGGCAATGT from Novosphingobium sp. KA1 includes the following:
- the istA gene encoding IS21-like element ISSsp5 family transposase, yielding MSQRAAAKRFNVSRDTVRKMLSFSSPPGYRRQSAPQRPKLDGFVGIIDGWLEGDRGVPRKQRHTAKRVFDRLRTEHGFTGGYTIIKDYIREREQRSREMFVPLAHPAGDAQADFGEALVEIGGVEQKAYFFALDLPHSDACYVRAYPAAVAEAWVDGHVHAFAFFGAVPRSIVYDNDRCLVAKILPDGTRKRATLFSAFLSHYVIRDRYARPGKGNEKGNVEGLVGYCRRNFMVPIPKFPTWEAFNLWLEEQCRKRQQDKVRGESETIGERLQRDLAAMQPLPATPFEACDQTSGRVSSQSLVRYKTNDYSVPVVWGHQEVWIRAYVDEVVIGCRSEVIARHPRCYAREEVIFAPLHYLPLVEQKINAFDQAAPLQGWDLPEAFGTLQRLMEGRMHKHGRREYVQVLRLLETFTLADLQAAVEQAIALGAIGFDAVKHLVLCRVERVPPRLDLDIYPFLPRTTVEKTVARAYLSLLCDRQEAA